A genomic segment from Nitrospirota bacterium encodes:
- a CDS encoding IS1595 family transposase — MTGTWVGQARIPLTTWLWLVKLFELEVTARQAAIQTGVSYPTALGIFTTIRRALIAQEYPELLRGEVEADESYFGGRRKGRRGRGAAGNVSVFGILERRGRGSVTVVPNVTAQTLLQETVKIVKRGTLVYTDKVRGYDTLTFCGYRRLAVNHSTRFTRGKVHINGLEGFWSYAKGKRLKHHGVSPQKFPLYLYEMQFRYNHRHEDLFQLLLNALTKPVPDV, encoded by the coding sequence CGGATTCCGCTGACGACCTGGCTGTGGCTGGTCAAGTTGTTTGAACTGGAAGTCACGGCCCGACAGGCGGCGATCCAGACCGGGGTGAGTTACCCGACGGCGCTCGGCATCTTCACCACGATCCGCCGGGCGCTGATCGCGCAAGAATATCCTGAGTTGTTGCGGGGGGAGGTCGAGGCCGACGAATCGTACTTCGGCGGACGACGCAAGGGCCGCCGTGGGCGCGGCGCCGCCGGCAACGTGTCCGTCTTTGGCATCCTGGAGCGGCGTGGACGGGGCTCGGTCACCGTGGTGCCGAATGTCACGGCCCAGACACTCCTGCAGGAGACGGTCAAGATCGTCAAGCGCGGCACGTTGGTATACACGGATAAAGTTCGCGGCTATGATACGCTCACATTCTGCGGGTATCGCCGTCTTGCGGTCAACCACAGCACACGGTTCACACGGGGCAAAGTCCATATCAACGGCCTTGAAGGCTTCTGGAGTTACGCGAAGGGGAAGCGGCTCAAGCACCATGGCGTCTCGCCCCAGAAATTCCCCTTGTACTTGTATGAAATGCAATTCCGGTACAATCATCGGCACGAGGACCTCTTTCAATTACTCCTCAATGCCCTCACGAAACCGGTGCCAGATGTTTGA